The proteins below come from a single Cololabis saira isolate AMF1-May2022 chromosome 2, fColSai1.1, whole genome shotgun sequence genomic window:
- the LOC133419635 gene encoding high choriolytic enzyme 1-like, translating to MTPAFLLLLILSMAAVCLSAAIDAKNQIDESPDVSDVLRKANANTKSLLQYDDIMPSRRRNASPCTSGRCLWPKSSRYVYVPVHISSSYSAAEHNMIVYSLLTFHRSTCIRFVWKSWWHRDYLSFYSGNGCWSYLGRNGGKQSVSLMRNGCLYRSTVQHEVLHALGYHHEQNRSDRDSYIQILTQNVEPGKEHNFNKVQTNNLGTPYDFNSVMHYSNTAFSKNGQPTIISKANPNLIFGNARDMSINDIARVNKLYKC from the exons ATGACTccagctttcctcctcctcctcatcctctcaaTGGCAGCTGTATGTCTG AGTGCAGCGATCGATGCTAAGAACCAAATTG ATGAGTCTCCGGATGTGTCAGATGTCCTCAGGAAAGCCAATGCCAACACAA AATCACTTTTGCAGTACGATGACATTATGCCAAGCAGACGCAGAAATGCTTCCCCCTGCACGTCCGGAAGATGCTTGTGGCCTAAAAGCAGTCGCTATGTCTATGTGCCCGTCCACATCTCCTCATCATACT CCGCCGCAGAGCATAACATGATCGTCTACAGCCTGCTGACCTTCCACCGGTCCACCTGCATTCGCTTTGTCTGGAAGAGTTGGTGGCATCGTGATTACCTCTCCTTCTACTCTGGAAATGG ATGTTGGTCGTATTTGGGCCGTAATGGCGGGAAGCAGAGTGTTTCcctgatgaggaacggctgttTGTACCGGAGCACGGTCCAACACGAGGTCCTCCACGCTCTGGGCTACCACCACGAGCAGAACCGCTCTGACAGAGACAGCTACATCCAGATCCTCACCCAGAACGTTGAGCCAG GCAAAGAACACAACTTCAACAAGGTGCAGACCAACAACCTGGGGACTCCGTACGACTTCAACTCTGTCATGCATTACAGCAA CACGGCCTTCTCCAAAAATGGACAGCCCACCATCATCTCCAAGGCCAATCCCAACCTCATCTTTGGAAACGCCAGAGACATGAGCATCAATGACATTGCCCGTGTCAACAAGCTTTACAAATGCT AA